In Funiculus sociatus GB2-C1, the sequence TTCACAGATTTTTGGCTTTGTCAACCATGTCAGTGTTTCTCTCTGTTCCATGCAAGCCTATGACCTTTAGTTAGAATCTAAGGTAAACCAGGATGAAGCTAGGAGATATTGTTAGCCGTCTTGTCATCGACCCCCGCAAGTTGAGGGACTACGCGCTTAATCCTGACAACCCTATCGGCGGCGACAAAGCAGTAATGTTTCAGCGTCATTTAGGTTTTACCAAAGATAATTATGAGCCTCTGCTAGAACAAATTTCGGCACAAGCGCTTGAGGCTGAAGCAATTTTAGGACAAACTGACGAACATGGGCAACGTTATCGAGTTGATTTAGAGATTATTGGAACCGAAGGACAGCAAGAAATTGTGCGTACAGGTTGGATAGTAGAACCAGGTAGTGATGCAGCGAGATTGGTAACGCTTTTTGTGCGGAGGCGAAGATGATTGAACCAGAATTATTTGATGTGATAGAACTGCTGGTTAATCTGCCTGAGTATAATCTTGAGACGGGAGTGCGAGGAGCAATTGTAGATTGTTATGCTGATGGTAAATATGAGGTAGAGTTTACTAACGAAGAAGGGGAAACAGAGGTTCTTTGTCCACTATCATCTAATCAATTTATTGTGGTTTGGAAAGCTAAAACCGAGAGTTGGTTATCAGTAGCAGAACAGATTGTAGCTGCAATCGGGAATTTGTCTGAGGAACGTAAACGAGAAGTTTTAGATTTTACTCGTGCTTTGTATAAAAAGTAATTATTTTGAGAATGCGATCGCCTGTTTTGGCTGGAATATAAAGAGCGCGATCGCCCTTGGCGCACACGTCGCGATCGCATCCATCAACCCTTGCAAGAGAACCTCAAATATGAGTCCTGATGACCAAACTGGCCCTTTAAGTACGAATTCTGATGAACAAGATTTCGGCTTCAACGAAGATTCAGAGGATGATTTTATTGAAGTAGAGGCTTTTGGTCATCGTTTCCTTACCTTGCGGGGGAATGGCGAAGACCTCATTACTTTAGAACGAGAAGGCGCAATTTATAGCCATCTTTGGGATGAAGCGTCACAAACATTTAGGTATTATCGTATTCGCTTCCTTCCCTCAGAAATATTTCAATATGTCGAGGCGCATGTTGCACAGCAACAGTTTTATAAGGCACAAGCCGATGGTGCTAGTTTTTCTGAAGCAGTTCAAGCAATTCAAAATCCAAAAATCCGACAACGAGTAGTTTCCTATGGAAATTACGGTCGTGATGTTGAATATATACGGGGTTGTATCGCCAGTTTCTGTCCACCAGAGATTGAAGAACTTGCTTGTGGAGGGCGGCCCGATCGCTATGAGTTGCTGCCAAACCTTAATCAAATTGATAAAAGCAGCCTTCTAATTAAGATCATAGATAATTTTCGTGTTGTTGCTCGGTTGCTTGCAAAACGAGGGCATGCTCGTTCCCCATTCGTTGTGGACAACGAATACGATGTGCAGGATCTTTTATTTGCTTGTGTTCGCTCTATATTTGATGATGCACGAACTGAAGAATGGACACCAAAACATGCTGGTACATCAAAGCGAGTGGATATTGTTATCCCTTCAGCGGACACTTTAATTGAAACTAAATTTGTACGGTCAAGTTCTCATGCTAAGACTGTGATAGACGAGATAAAAATTGATATTGAGAGCTATCACAACCATACCCACTGCAAAACTCTACTTGTTCTAATTTATGATCCAAAAGTGTTGATTATTGATCCAACAGCTTTAGAAAATGACTTGTCTGGTCGTCGAACTAAGGCTAGATCGACATTCAATGTTCAGGTTATGGTTCGACGCTAGTTGTAAAGCTACCTAACGCTCCGTTGAAGCGGTAGTCGAAAGCTCCTTGTGTTCAACTAAATTTTGTTTGCCCCGCTCAACTGGACTGTTAAGTAATAAAAATACTTTGATCGAATAGCTGTCTGATGGGCGATCAGCCTCACCATTACTATTAGAGCTAGTCGCTTAAGCGGAATAGCCCTAAACTAAAGTTTGGGCTAAAAGCTAAAACCCGTTTCAACGGGTTCAAACCTCACCCAGTAAGCTTTGACTTTCTTAAGCTTTGAACGGGAAATTTATTTCCAGGCTCGTTGCCTGAGTGCCATTCCTATTAAGCGAGTCGTTCTGGAAGGGGTTTGAGAGGATAAACTTTCCAGAAGAAGGCATCTGCTGCGTGTTGGTCGCCGGGAAAGTTCACAGCTTCGACAATGCGATCGCCTTCAATTTTGAACAACAATGCCCAAAGCTGATCGATATTGTCCCGTTCCATGTTGCTCCAGCCTCGATGAACATCGACAACATAGGAGTCATTACCGCCTAAAAATAAAACCTCAGCCCGAAACTTGGCTAAGCCAAGCTGTTGGAAGAAGGCTAAAACTTCATTTACACCTCGCTTGGTTCCAGCTAGTGGGTGATGTCCGGGAATTGTCCAAGCAATATTCGGAGCAAAAATTTGCCGAACGGTTCCTAAGTCGCCCTTACCGTATGCCTCGTAGTAACGTTTAATAATTGCAACATTGGGATGTTCGGTAGAGCTAGTTTCTGCTGAAGCTTTCTGTCCGAATAAACCTTGACTACCTAACAGAAAAGAGAAACTAGCAATAGCTCCTGTACTCAAGAATTCTTTTCGAGTTTGTCGGTTCAACATTCAAGCTCCTGAATCATTATTACTCATATAGCAATCCTATTTGTGTTGTGAGCCAGCCTTCCAGATTCCCGACTTCTCTCTTGAAGTCGGGGATCTCGCCTTCACGAATCATTGAGGACTGCTATAGTTTGGCCCCTCCATCTACATGCAGTACCGTACCAGTGATATAGCTATTACTCATCAAGAAAAGTACGGCGTGAGCGATATCTTCTGGGCGACCAATACGCTTTAGTGGAAGCGATGCGGCAATGACATTTAAGTTCTCTTGCTTGTTATCACCCATTGCATCATCAAGCATGGGAGTATCTACATATCCAGCGCTTATAGTGTTGACGCGGATAGGAGCAAATTCAACCGCCAGGGTTCTGGCAAGCGCTTCAACGGCAGCACCGGAAGCAGCCGCAGATGAGCCTCCCGCATATCCTTTCCAACTTGCCATGCCGGAAATAAATGAGATCGAGCCGTTCTCTTTCATCCGAGGAACAGCATATTTAGCTGCGAAGTACGAACCCCAATATTTGCCGTCAAACGACGATTTCAGTGCCGCATCATTATCGTCTGATAACTTGCTAAAAACTGCTTGGGCTGCTGTCACAAACAGATGATCTAATTGTCCAACTTCTGAAAAAAACGCTTTGATAGAACTTTCATCTGATGAATCAAGCGGTATCGCTTTTACGTTATCGCCAATCTGTAACTTTGCTCGTTCCAATTTGTCCTTGGAGCGGCTTCCGATGACAACATTCGCACCAGCTTGGCGTGCTGCTATGGCAGTAGCCAGCCCAATACCTGAGCTACCACCGATAACAACGATTGTTTGCTCTGTCAAACTCATTTATACCGCCTAGAGGTCCTGTTATCTGATACGATTATCTATCCTTTTGTAGTCTTTCCAAACCTACTTGGTGAGGTAGCCACCTGTTACGTCAATGTCAGTACCAATAATGCAGGTGGGGTCAGCGGAGGAGAGCCACAAAACGGTTTTTGCAATCTCTTCTGGAGCCACTAGCCGCTTGAGCGGGTATTCGTTGGCAATTTGTTCTTCGGAAAGCTTCCAAGCAGCCATTGCCCTTCGCAGCATTGGTGTATCCACTGCACCAGGCGAGATGGAATTAATGCGGATGTTTTTGTCTGCATACTCCAAAGCTGCAACTTTAGTTAAGGATGCGATCGCGTGTTTGCTGGCACTGTAGGGTGCGATGGTTGCAAAGCCGACATGGCTGGAAACGGAAGCATTGTTGATAATTGCACCACTCCCCTGCTTGAGCATAACGGGAAGTTCATATTTCATAGATAAGAAAGTACCTGTTGCATTGGTCGTCATCACATTCAT encodes:
- a CDS encoding DUF6883 domain-containing protein, with the protein product MKLGDIVSRLVIDPRKLRDYALNPDNPIGGDKAVMFQRHLGFTKDNYEPLLEQISAQALEAEAILGQTDEHGQRYRVDLEIIGTEGQQEIVRTGWIVEPGSDAARLVTLFVRRRR
- a CDS encoding DUF4926 domain-containing protein, producing MIEPELFDVIELLVNLPEYNLETGVRGAIVDCYADGKYEVEFTNEEGETEVLCPLSSNQFIVVWKAKTESWLSVAEQIVAAIGNLSEERKREVLDFTRALYKK
- a CDS encoding nuclear transport factor 2 family protein, whose product is MLNRQTRKEFLSTGAIASFSFLLGSQGLFGQKASAETSSTEHPNVAIIKRYYEAYGKGDLGTVRQIFAPNIAWTIPGHHPLAGTKRGVNEVLAFFQQLGLAKFRAEVLFLGGNDSYVVDVHRGWSNMERDNIDQLWALLFKIEGDRIVEAVNFPGDQHAADAFFWKVYPLKPLPERLA
- a CDS encoding SDR family oxidoreductase, which codes for MSLTEQTIVVIGGSSGIGLATAIAARQAGANVVIGSRSKDKLERAKLQIGDNVKAIPLDSSDESSIKAFFSEVGQLDHLFVTAAQAVFSKLSDDNDAALKSSFDGKYWGSYFAAKYAVPRMKENGSISFISGMASWKGYAGGSSAAASGAAVEALARTLAVEFAPIRVNTISAGYVDTPMLDDAMGDNKQENLNVIAASLPLKRIGRPEDIAHAVLFLMSNSYITGTVLHVDGGAKL